One part of the Osmerus mordax isolate fOsmMor3 chromosome 18, fOsmMor3.pri, whole genome shotgun sequence genome encodes these proteins:
- the styk1a gene encoding tyrosine-protein kinase STYK1 — MSQGDVECASGNTFCVVLNHEKEVIVVPVVLLVIFLVALLTIFLLKFCPDRTPAPTLLPNTTPPQGNRASRHKHRRTRSQRHNLRGIDAPTELNPLEHEVVPITTPSRTMAPPTLAAVPEMASERQPGSFQLVTPLPRSLFVIPGASVTVYRARMENRDVVLRVLKESADAGERQHFLGFASFLSELGPHPFLPDMMGVVSVRSPMVTVIEELEHRDLLGYLWRCRQDHTGEGSPCDLTEKRIFIMAGQVASALEYLHSKSCIHGNLGARSVLVGQDLTAKLWGLGPAYRRRGQMGTPWELEDMELRKWQAPEILARRDINQSSDIWSFGILLYEMVTLGDPPFPKVLASELLQYLQRGNSMKRPVSCSNSLYSTIKSCVQWSPQERLPLAGLIRKIQSGERSANDRTVLRVPEPLDTEKYLREAGYGEAYNYAVL, encoded by the exons aTGTCACAGGGAGACGTAGAGTGTGCATCAGGAAACACCTTTTGTG tgGTCCTGAATCATGAAAAGGAAGTGATTGTAGTTCCTGTTGTACTGCTCGTGATCTTCCTGGTCGCTCTGTTGACCATCTTCCTGTTGAAGTTCTGCCCTGACCGCACGCCAGCCCCAACGCTTCTCCCGAACACCACTCCGCCACAAGGAAACAGAGcgagcagacacaaacacagacgcacacgcaGTCAGAGACACAACCTACGGGGCATAGATG CTCCTACTGAGCTCAACCCTCTGGAACATGAGGTGGTACCCATAACAACCCCTAGCAGGACGATGGCCCCGCCCACATTGGCTGCAGTACCGGAGATGGCCAGCGAGAGGCAGCCTGGTTCCTTCCAGCTGGTCACTCCTCTGCCCAGGTCATTGTTCGTGATTCCAGGAGCCTCTGTGACTGTCTACAGGGCCAGGATGGAGAACAGGGATGTCGTTCTGCGAGTGCTGAAAG AATCAGCAGACGCCGGTGAACGGCAGCACTTCCTGGGGTTTGCTTCCTTCCTGTCGGAGCTGGGGCCCCACCCCTTCTTGCCGGATATGATGGGAGTCGTGTCCGTGCGGTCGCCCATGGTTACAGTGATAGAGGAGCTAGAGCACAGAGACCTGCTGGGTTATCTCTGGAGGTGCAGACAG GACCACACAGGTGAGGGGTCACCATGTGACCTCACAGAAAAACGCATCTTCATCATGGCAGGACAGGTGGCATCTGCTCTG GAATATTTGCACAGCAAGAGCTGTATCCATGGCAACTTGGGTGCCCGGAGTGTGCTGGTTGGTCAGGACCTAACAGCCAAGCTCTGGGGGCTGGGCCCAGCGTACAGGAGGCGGGGCCAGATGGGGACTCCATGGGAGCTGGAGGACATGGAGTTGAGGAAGTGGCAGGCTCCTGAGATACTGGCCAGGAGAGACATCAATCAAAGTAGTGATAT CTGGTCCTTTGGTATACTGCTCTATGAGATGGTGACACTTG GTGACCCTCCCTTCCCAAAAGTCCTGGCCAGTGAGCTGCTGCAGTACCTCCAGAGAGGGAACTCCATGAAGAGGCCTGTTAGCTgttctaactcact CTATTCTACAATTAAGTCCTGCGTGCAGTGGAGTCCCCAGGAGCGCCTCCCATTGGCTGGGCTGATCCGGAAGATCCaatcaggagagagaagtgccaATGACAGGACTGTTTTGCGGGTGCCCGAGCCCCTGGACACAGAGAAGTATCTCAGGGAGGCCGGGTACGGGGAGGCCTACAATTACGCTGTTCTCTGA